From the genome of Psychroserpens ponticola, one region includes:
- a CDS encoding winged helix-turn-helix domain-containing protein, producing the protein MSKKCKRTVKAYDNSLICHLFVEPMKSYAYIILVVLVILNFSSCKQDDSPIEITKIALRDVGHTLLLSNQDSTSLVLPVTKVDAKTYKISFQQELSIQPDSLVIFVKNSLEKAKLANHYRVEVFQCKVDEVAYSYEINQNEAESIIPCAGRILPLNCYTIKIRFETNQKQSSLIYLWLIVPLLLVLGFLFRQKKTSTNPTPVDQLCYNIGNYKFDKDQSKLLYIEKEIGLSKKECELLEILCDNLNEVVKRDELSKRVWEDHGVFVGRSLDTYISKLRKKLKEDTSIKIANVHGIGYKLEVSKE; encoded by the coding sequence ATGTCAAAAAAGTGTAAAAGAACTGTCAAAGCATACGATAATTCGCTTATTTGTCATTTATTTGTAGAGCCTATGAAAAGTTACGCTTATATAATTTTAGTGGTTTTAGTAATCCTAAATTTCTCGTCTTGTAAACAAGATGATTCACCAATAGAAATCACAAAAATTGCACTTAGAGATGTTGGTCATACATTATTATTGTCCAATCAAGATTCTACGTCATTAGTTTTACCAGTTACAAAAGTTGATGCTAAAACGTATAAAATTTCATTTCAACAAGAACTTTCAATACAACCAGATAGCCTTGTCATATTTGTTAAAAACAGTCTTGAAAAAGCGAAGCTTGCTAATCATTATCGCGTTGAGGTCTTTCAATGTAAGGTTGATGAAGTGGCTTATAGTTATGAAATTAACCAAAACGAAGCGGAAAGTATTATTCCTTGTGCTGGACGCATCTTACCTCTCAATTGTTATACTATTAAAATTCGATTTGAGACTAACCAAAAACAGTCTTCACTCATTTATCTATGGTTAATTGTTCCTCTACTTCTAGTATTAGGATTTCTTTTCAGACAAAAAAAGACGTCTACTAATCCTACTCCTGTTGATCAACTGTGTTATAACATTGGGAATTATAAATTTGATAAAGATCAAAGCAAATTGCTGTATATAGAAAAGGAAATAGGTTTGTCAAAAAAGGAATGTGAACTCTTAGAAATTTTATGTGATAACCTAAATGAAGTTGTCAAACGAGATGAATTATCAAAACGAGTTTGGGAGGATCATGGTGTTTTTGTTGGTCGAAGTTTAGATACTTATATTTCAAAATTGCGAAAAAAACTGAAGGAGGATACTTCTATAAAGATTGCTAATGTTCATGGCATTGGCTATAAGTTGGAGGTGTCTAAAGAATAG
- a CDS encoding WD40 repeat domain-containing protein has translation MMKNNSYLVVLFVLFTTLSFAQKGQEETKILWTANWSHDGNYIAIGGDDKTIRIYNGNTFEFIKTYQNESEIKRLSWHPTQNILAVAAVGNHSKLIDLNSDKITKFKDIETSGSRAIEWNYNGEFIALADFDGNLFIMNNKGEHIKTISKEGTFSYVGVDWHPKKNEIITLSEKVRIFNIDGKLLKELKHRIEDVLMLCVKWHPSGEFFVIGDYGDINAPYKPLLQFWKEDGTLISQSSLSKAEYRNVSWNQKGKRLATASDALRIWNQKGTLLHTGLSHTNLWGIDWSPDGNYIVTSSETGYITIWNKNAEIVTRLEK, from the coding sequence ATGATGAAAAACAATTCTTATTTAGTTGTATTATTTGTGCTTTTTACAACACTCAGTTTTGCCCAAAAAGGACAAGAAGAGACTAAAATTCTATGGACTGCAAATTGGAGTCACGATGGGAATTATATTGCAATTGGAGGTGATGATAAAACAATTAGAATCTACAATGGTAACACCTTTGAGTTCATCAAAACCTATCAAAATGAGTCTGAAATTAAACGTTTAAGTTGGCATCCAACTCAAAACATATTAGCTGTTGCTGCAGTTGGAAATCATTCTAAACTTATTGATTTAAATTCTGACAAAATAACCAAATTTAAAGACATTGAAACTTCTGGAAGTCGAGCAATAGAATGGAATTATAATGGAGAATTCATCGCTTTAGCTGATTTTGATGGAAACCTATTTATTATGAATAATAAAGGTGAACATATAAAAACAATCTCAAAAGAAGGTACATTTAGCTATGTAGGTGTCGATTGGCATCCTAAAAAAAATGAAATTATCACCTTATCTGAAAAGGTACGAATTTTCAATATTGATGGCAAGTTACTGAAAGAACTTAAACATAGAATTGAAGATGTTTTAATGCTTTGTGTCAAATGGCATCCTTCTGGAGAATTTTTTGTAATTGGTGATTATGGCGATATCAATGCTCCTTACAAACCGCTGTTACAATTCTGGAAAGAAGATGGAACTTTAATCTCACAAAGCAGTTTAAGTAAAGCTGAATATAGAAATGTTAGTTGGAATCAAAAAGGAAAACGATTGGCAACAGCTAGTGATGCCCTTAGAATTTGGAATCAAAAAGGGACGCTTTTACATACTGGATTATCTCATACTAATTTATGGGGAATTGATTGGAGTCCAGATGGTAATTATATTGTAACCTCAAGTGAAACAGGTTATATTACCATATGGAATAAGAACGCTGAAATAGTTACTCGTCTAGAAAAATAA
- a CDS encoding S66 peptidase family protein: MSKIRYFLLLSCALFFFGKMNAQDVSIQQNQTALIQPPYLKSGDTVAIVAPSGILKNRNDEVQQAVALLKSWGLNTIVGKHVFSKSDHFAGTDAERCEDFQNALDDPTVSAIWCARGGYGTVRILDKLDYDKFKVNPKWIIGYSDITALHNQIHNEGFQSIHALMCVSLTKDLNDINDTVETFKSTIFGNPVNYTLESSDYNRVGVATGPLVGGNLTVLHTMLGSRESIDTSGKILFIEEIGEYKYHIDRMLQSMKRAGYFDNLSGLVVGDMSKMRKNTTLWGSSVEQLVLDALSDYDFPIAFNMPAGHEKDNRAMVLGKTVELKVEKGNSKLIFLDE, encoded by the coding sequence ATGTCGAAAATTCGTTATTTTTTACTCTTGAGTTGTGCCCTTTTTTTCTTTGGAAAGATGAATGCTCAGGATGTATCTATTCAACAAAACCAAACTGCTTTGATACAACCACCATATTTAAAATCTGGAGATACTGTAGCAATTGTTGCACCTTCAGGCATATTGAAAAACCGAAATGATGAAGTGCAACAAGCTGTAGCTTTATTGAAAAGTTGGGGATTGAATACGATTGTTGGCAAACATGTTTTTAGTAAGTCTGATCATTTTGCAGGAACAGATGCAGAACGTTGTGAAGATTTTCAAAACGCATTAGATGATCCAACTGTTAGTGCGATTTGGTGTGCCAGAGGTGGTTATGGAACGGTTCGAATTTTAGATAAATTAGATTACGACAAGTTTAAAGTAAATCCAAAATGGATTATAGGTTATAGTGATATTACGGCTTTACACAATCAAATTCATAATGAAGGGTTTCAATCGATTCATGCGTTGATGTGTGTGAGTTTGACTAAAGACTTAAATGATATTAATGACACTGTTGAAACATTTAAATCTACCATTTTTGGGAATCCTGTGAACTATACTTTGGAAAGTTCAGATTATAACAGAGTAGGAGTTGCAACTGGACCATTAGTAGGAGGGAATTTGACAGTACTTCATACCATGTTAGGTTCTAGAGAAAGTATTGATACCTCTGGAAAAATTCTTTTTATTGAAGAAATTGGGGAATATAAATATCATATTGATCGTATGTTACAAAGTATGAAACGTGCAGGTTATTTTGATAATTTAAGCGGATTAGTAGTTGGAGATATGTCTAAAATGCGAAAAAATACGACACTTTGGGGAAGTTCAGTAGAACAACTTGTTTTAGATGCTTTGTCAGATTATGATTTTCCTATTGCATTTAATATGCCAGCAGGTCATGAAAAAGATAATCGTGCTATGGTTTTAGGAAAAACTGTTGAATTGAAGGTTGAGAAAGGAAATTCAAAACTTATTTTTCTAGACGAGTAA